A genomic stretch from Arachis stenosperma cultivar V10309 chromosome 3, arast.V10309.gnm1.PFL2, whole genome shotgun sequence includes:
- the LOC130967829 gene encoding uncharacterized protein LOC130967829 isoform X3 has translation MKAIPTTRKRDHPSPSSRSDTFTRSRSQLFLHRSRSGFLRPDPQRTRSRFLRPDPQSTRSRFLRPDRQSTHSRYQATLPPSQCPTSMIRLSESVDDNNGGDDDMVFLKDLKKKTKLRHEASSTGGDSELSRVLMKDLRARRVYSPQSSVGACSSLVADDMFANGGGVDSDSSGGGMADLGFEAKPSLENSGSEREGSKLVGENGNLEKAFRSEGQKKDEVNSILSLVLNEYRSDKDSDIYVDNASESSDLGKTESQDEKRSEGISSEKIEESKEELLQMIPPETEIRARTEVKGKQRKQVEDTPLAGNALKNAGEASCENDSGRRNGSVLKSKSALRPRFQGRLFKAPGSVSFKRLFPYLKEIMRDDSATEELGHCPKDERAMDGNNSRLSLSYQSQGSSNLELRIDSCSVLGSTPSIVTEDDAVVAPVNELSHGNGSELTSSPDSLELDMQFHSKGVTSECLFVPSIKEVGNAPCNDKQDSKQQGSKPDYVIAANDGSCTMEQFAVFDEECVLTTPPDADTFDKQEINKLGQLESNAQDMYNVEAMDMSKSNQENAVEGFSQKADMRKDSIIKSKSVPRSNLHRKLFINPRSFGYKRLLPFLMDFTKDERDHHTHPKEDEVDISARKIQFPLLSENQGASISKHNIDDSSRHDTVESNKVVNNILGDSTNELCHGSQPKLTSSQELPELPMQLDAREMVHECLSFPSANEHIEKVEIVPKDECLSVSKFDPHSVMGLHCEGVNHVQNISCEQHNTESPPKAQNVLGIDCNVSNLTFEHHSSKEKGPSVAYDEGKPSESLENCKTLGGYFLEGQSVKKLDPNKPDVQDKEKTNHKICSSVNAVVLNHVSLLGEGPRSSPEKVILGKSDMEGHGAGSQKAGSVLKGIVYGARMPSKGKNDKHANQVLEARNSSEIKTRLVINRCSHMELLKQTASYSYKRLLPYLSNTMKDSSCATESDHCPKVQKLLDQTSSYSNMQATPVVSNGHCKPESSPGPRISDNNIDSPITPYGPMAITRDEEAASVLPAPSVYSEVKGNSSFPTSLNEEKPLETCRSSCQSSSQATFLDQPRVSTTSFKRGILKRSPRGCRGLCSCLNCASFHLHAERAFEFSRNQFLDAEEVAHDLIKELSHLRKILERSTDSVNGNPILDRSQVKEACREALVAEQLAKDRFSQMNDDLNIHCRISNLQRPRVRFSDHVEQKVIEARR, from the exons ATGAAGGCGATCCCTACAACTCGCAAGCGTGACCATCCATCTCCTTCCTCACGTTCTGATACATTCACCCGCAGCAGATCCCAGCTCTTCCTACACCGCAGCCGCTCCGGTTTCCTCCGCCCTGATCCCCAAAGAACCCGATCCCGTTTCCTCCGCCCTGATCCCCAAAGCACCCGATCCCGTTTCCTCCGCCCTGATCGCCAAAGCACCCACTCCCGTTACCAGGCCACACTTCCTCCCTCCCAGTGCCCTACTTCAATGATTCGACTATCGGAGAGCGTCGATGACAACAACGGCGGCGACGACGACATGGTTTTCCTTAAGGATCTTAAGAAAAAAACAAAGCTAAGACACGAAGCTTCTTCCACGGGTGGCGACAGTGAGCTGTCTCGGGTTCTGATGAAGGACCTTCGAGCAAGACGAGTTTATTCTCCGCAATCGAGCGTTGGCGCCTGCTCCAGTCTGGTGGCGGACGATATGTTTGCCAACGGGGGTGGTGTTGATTCCGACAGCAGTGGTGGGGGAATGGCTGATTTAGGGTTTGAGGCGAAACCGAGTTTGGAGAATAGCGGTTCTGAGAGAGAGGGTTCGAAGTTGGTGGGAGAGAATGGTAATTTGGAGAAGGCGTTTCGGTCCGAGGGTCAGAAGAAGGATGAGGTGAACTCAATTTTAAGTTTAGTCTTAAACGAGTATAGATCTGATAAGGATAGTGACATTTATGTCGACAACGCGAGTGAGAGTTCTGATCTGGGGAAAACTGAATCGCAAGATGAGAAACGAAGTGAAGGAATTTCTTCGGAGAAAATTGAAGAATCCAAGGAAGAATTGCTACAAATGATTCCACCCGAAACTGAGATACGCGCCAGAACAGAGGTTAAAGGAAAGCAACGGAAACAAGTCGAGGATACGCCTTTAGCTGGAAATGCTTTGAAAAATGCAGGCGAGGCTTCTTGCGAAAACGATAGCGGCCGGAGGAATGGTTCTGTTCTCAAGAGCAAATCA GCGCTTAGACCACGCTTCCAGGGGAGGTTGTTCAAAGCCCCTGGTTCGGTCAGTTTCAAAAGATTGTTTCCATATCTAAAGGAGATAATGAGAGATGATTCTG CTACAGAAGAATTGGGTCATTGCCCGAAAGATGAGAGGGCTATGGATGGAAACAATTCAAGACTTTCTTTGTCATATCAAAGTCAAGGATCGTCTAACCTTGAACTTAGGATCGATAGTTGCTCCGTGCTTGGATCTACGCCGTCTATTGTTACTGAAGATGATGCTGTGGTAGCTCCTGTTAATGAGTTATCTCATGGTAATGGGTCAGAATTGACATCATcaccggactctcttgaattgGATATGCAATTCCATAGCAAAGGCGTGACTAGCGAGTGTTTATTTGTGCCGTCCATAAAAGAAGTTGGAAATGCTCCGTGCAATGATAAGCAAGACTCAAAGCAGCAGGGCAGTAAACCTGATTATGTCATCGCTGCTAATGATGGTAGTTGTACCATGGAGCAGTTTgccgtgtttgatgaagaatgTGTACTAACAACTCCACCTGATGCAGATACATTTGACAAGCAAGAGATCAATAAATTAGGCCAATTAGAGAGCAATGCTCAGGACATGTATAATGTCGAAGCGATGGATATGAGCAAAAGTAATCAGGAAAATGCCGTTGAAGGTTTTTCTCAGAAGGCCGACATGAGAAAAGATTCTATTATTAAGAGTAAATCT GTACCTAGATCAAATTTGCACAGGAAACTTTTCATAAACCCACGTTCATTTGGCTACAAAAGGTTGCTTCCTTTTCTAATGGATTTCACTAAAGACGAACGGG ATCACCACACGCATCCTAAAGAAGATGAGGTGGATATCTCTGCCAGGAAAATACAATTTCCTCTCTTATCTGAAAATCAAGGAGCATCTATCAGCAAACACAATATAGACGATAGCTCCAGGCATGACACAGTTGAATCTAACAAAGTGGTGAACAATATATTAGGAGATTCTACCAATGAGTTATGTCATGGTAGCCAGCCGAAGTTGACATCTTCCCAAGAGTTGCCTGAATTGCCGATGCAGCTGGATGCAAGAGAAATGGTTCATGAATGTTTATCTTTTCCGTCTGCAAATGAACATATTGAAAAAGTTGAGATAGTTCCTAAAGACGAATGCTTGAGTGTCTCAAAGTTTGATCCGCATTCAGTAATGGGCTTACACTGTGAAGGTGTTAATCACGTGCAAAATATATCCTGCGAACAACACAATACTGAGTCACCACCCAAAGCTCAAAATGTGCTTGGTATTGACTGTAATGTCTCTAATCTTACATTTGAGCATCATTCTAGTAAAGAAAAAGGTCCATCTGTTGCTTATGATGAAGGTAAACCGTCTGAAAGTCTGGAGAATTGCAAGACTCTTGGTGGATATTTTCTTGAAGGTCAGAGTGTAAAAAAATTGGATCCTAATAAGCCAGATGTGCAAGATAAAGAAAAAACAAATCACAAAATTTGCAGTAGTGTCAATGCTGTAGTTTTGAATCATGTCAGTCTTTTAGGTGAAGGGCCCAGATCGTCACCGGAGAAAGTTATATTAGGAAAATCAGACATGGAGGGGCATGGTGCTGGGAGCCAGAAAGCAGGAAGTGTTCTGAAAGGCATAGTTTATGGTGCAAGGATGCCTTCAAAAGGAAAAAACGATAAACATGCTAATCAAGTTCTTGAAGCCAGAAATAGCTCTGAAATTAAGACGAGATTG GTTATTAATCGTTGCTCACATATGGAGTTGTTGAAGCAAACAGCAAGTTACAGCTACAAAAGATTGCTTCCTTATCTCTCGAATACCATGAAAGATAGTTCAT GTGCTACTGAGAGTGATCATTGCCCAAAAGTTCAGAAGCTCTTGGATCAAACAAGCTCATAttcaaacatgcaagcaacTCCG GTTGTATCAAATGGACACTGCAAGCCGGAAAGCTCTCCTGGTCCACGGATTTCTGATAACAACATAGATTCACCAATCACACCCTATGGCCCTATGGCTATCACCAGAGATGAAGAGGCTGCGTCTGTGTTACCTGCGCCATCGGTTTACTCTGAAGTTAAAGGAAATAGTTCTTTCCCGACATCTCTTAATGAGGAGAAGCCTTTGGAAACATGTAGATCATCTTGTCAGAGTTCGTCTCAAGCAACGTTCTTGGATCAACCTAGAGTCTCTACCACCAGCTTCAAAAGGggaattttgaaaagaagtcCAAGAGGATGCAGAGGGCTTTGCTCATGCTTGAACTGTGCCTCTTTTCACCTTCATGCAGAAAGAGCATTTGAATTCTCTAGAAATCAGTTTCTAGATGCCGAAGAGGTTGCCCATGATCTTATAAAGGAACTTTCTCATTTAAGAAAGATATTAGAAAGATCTACGGATAGTGTCAACGGCAATCCTATCCTTGACAGAAGCCAG GTGAAAGAAGCCTGCAGGGAAGCATTAGTTGCAGAGCAACTTGCAAAAGACAGGTTTAGCCAGATGAATGATGATCTTAACATTCATTGTAGAATCTCG AACTTGCAGCGTCCAAGGGTTAGATTTTCAGATCATGTTGAGCAAAAGGTAATTGAGGCACGCAGATAA
- the LOC130967829 gene encoding uncharacterized protein LOC130967829 isoform X2, with product MKAIPTTRKRDHPSPSSRSDTFTRSRSQLFLHRSRSGFLRPDPQRTRSRFLRPDPQSTRSRFLRPDRQSTHSRYQATLPPSQCPTSMIRLSESVDDNNGGDDDMVFLKDLKKKTKLRHEASSTGGDSELSRVLMKDLRARRVYSPQSSVGACSSLVADDMFANGGGVDSDSSGGGMADLGFEAKPSLENSGSEREGSKLVGENGNLEKAFRSEGQKKDEVNSILSLVLNEYRSDKDSDIYVDNASESSDLGKTESQDEKRSEGISSEKIEESKEELLQMIPPETEIRARTEVKGKQRKQVEDTPLAGNALKNAGEASCENDSGRRNGSVLKSKSALRPRFQGRLFKAPGSVSFKRLFPYLKEIMRDDSATEELGHCPKDERAMDGNNSRLSLSYQSQGSSNLELRIDSCSVLGSTPSIVTEDDAVVAPVNELSHGNGSELTSSPDSLELDMQFHSKGVTSECLFVPSIKEVGNAPCNDKQDSKQQGSKPDYVIAANDGSCTMEQFAVFDEECVLTTPPDADTFDKQEINKLGQLESNAQDMYNVEAMDMSKSNQENAVEGFSQKADMRKDSIIKSKSVPRSNLHRKLFINPRSFGYKRLLPFLMDFTKDERDHHTHPKEDEVDISARKIQFPLLSENQGASISKHNIDDSSRHDTVESNKVVNNILGDSTNELCHGSQPKLTSSQELPELPMQLDAREMVHECLSFPSANEHIEKVEIVPKDECLSVSKFDPHSVMGLHCEGVNHVQNISCEQHNTESPPKAQNVLGIDCNVSNLTFEHHSSKEKGPSVAYDEGKPSESLENCKTLGGYFLEGEGPRSSPEKVILGKSDMEGHGAGSQKAGSVLKGIVYGARMPSKGKNDKHANQVLEARNSSEIKTRLVINRCSHMELLKQTASYSYKRLLPYLSNTMKDSSCATESDHCPKVQKLLDQTSSYSNMQATPVCDPTGCAPLKRCRGSPCELNNDSSSPILDVPEYKPSRNSCKVIQLHDEQVVSNGHCKPESSPGPRISDNNIDSPITPYGPMAITRDEEAASVLPAPSVYSEVKGNSSFPTSLNEEKPLETCRSSCQSSSQATFLDQPRVSTTSFKRGILKRSPRGCRGLCSCLNCASFHLHAERAFEFSRNQFLDAEEVAHDLIKELSHLRKILERSTDSVNGNPILDRSQVKEACREALVAEQLAKDRFSQMNDDLNIHCRISNLQRPRVRFSDHVEQKVIEARR from the exons ATGAAGGCGATCCCTACAACTCGCAAGCGTGACCATCCATCTCCTTCCTCACGTTCTGATACATTCACCCGCAGCAGATCCCAGCTCTTCCTACACCGCAGCCGCTCCGGTTTCCTCCGCCCTGATCCCCAAAGAACCCGATCCCGTTTCCTCCGCCCTGATCCCCAAAGCACCCGATCCCGTTTCCTCCGCCCTGATCGCCAAAGCACCCACTCCCGTTACCAGGCCACACTTCCTCCCTCCCAGTGCCCTACTTCAATGATTCGACTATCGGAGAGCGTCGATGACAACAACGGCGGCGACGACGACATGGTTTTCCTTAAGGATCTTAAGAAAAAAACAAAGCTAAGACACGAAGCTTCTTCCACGGGTGGCGACAGTGAGCTGTCTCGGGTTCTGATGAAGGACCTTCGAGCAAGACGAGTTTATTCTCCGCAATCGAGCGTTGGCGCCTGCTCCAGTCTGGTGGCGGACGATATGTTTGCCAACGGGGGTGGTGTTGATTCCGACAGCAGTGGTGGGGGAATGGCTGATTTAGGGTTTGAGGCGAAACCGAGTTTGGAGAATAGCGGTTCTGAGAGAGAGGGTTCGAAGTTGGTGGGAGAGAATGGTAATTTGGAGAAGGCGTTTCGGTCCGAGGGTCAGAAGAAGGATGAGGTGAACTCAATTTTAAGTTTAGTCTTAAACGAGTATAGATCTGATAAGGATAGTGACATTTATGTCGACAACGCGAGTGAGAGTTCTGATCTGGGGAAAACTGAATCGCAAGATGAGAAACGAAGTGAAGGAATTTCTTCGGAGAAAATTGAAGAATCCAAGGAAGAATTGCTACAAATGATTCCACCCGAAACTGAGATACGCGCCAGAACAGAGGTTAAAGGAAAGCAACGGAAACAAGTCGAGGATACGCCTTTAGCTGGAAATGCTTTGAAAAATGCAGGCGAGGCTTCTTGCGAAAACGATAGCGGCCGGAGGAATGGTTCTGTTCTCAAGAGCAAATCA GCGCTTAGACCACGCTTCCAGGGGAGGTTGTTCAAAGCCCCTGGTTCGGTCAGTTTCAAAAGATTGTTTCCATATCTAAAGGAGATAATGAGAGATGATTCTG CTACAGAAGAATTGGGTCATTGCCCGAAAGATGAGAGGGCTATGGATGGAAACAATTCAAGACTTTCTTTGTCATATCAAAGTCAAGGATCGTCTAACCTTGAACTTAGGATCGATAGTTGCTCCGTGCTTGGATCTACGCCGTCTATTGTTACTGAAGATGATGCTGTGGTAGCTCCTGTTAATGAGTTATCTCATGGTAATGGGTCAGAATTGACATCATcaccggactctcttgaattgGATATGCAATTCCATAGCAAAGGCGTGACTAGCGAGTGTTTATTTGTGCCGTCCATAAAAGAAGTTGGAAATGCTCCGTGCAATGATAAGCAAGACTCAAAGCAGCAGGGCAGTAAACCTGATTATGTCATCGCTGCTAATGATGGTAGTTGTACCATGGAGCAGTTTgccgtgtttgatgaagaatgTGTACTAACAACTCCACCTGATGCAGATACATTTGACAAGCAAGAGATCAATAAATTAGGCCAATTAGAGAGCAATGCTCAGGACATGTATAATGTCGAAGCGATGGATATGAGCAAAAGTAATCAGGAAAATGCCGTTGAAGGTTTTTCTCAGAAGGCCGACATGAGAAAAGATTCTATTATTAAGAGTAAATCT GTACCTAGATCAAATTTGCACAGGAAACTTTTCATAAACCCACGTTCATTTGGCTACAAAAGGTTGCTTCCTTTTCTAATGGATTTCACTAAAGACGAACGGG ATCACCACACGCATCCTAAAGAAGATGAGGTGGATATCTCTGCCAGGAAAATACAATTTCCTCTCTTATCTGAAAATCAAGGAGCATCTATCAGCAAACACAATATAGACGATAGCTCCAGGCATGACACAGTTGAATCTAACAAAGTGGTGAACAATATATTAGGAGATTCTACCAATGAGTTATGTCATGGTAGCCAGCCGAAGTTGACATCTTCCCAAGAGTTGCCTGAATTGCCGATGCAGCTGGATGCAAGAGAAATGGTTCATGAATGTTTATCTTTTCCGTCTGCAAATGAACATATTGAAAAAGTTGAGATAGTTCCTAAAGACGAATGCTTGAGTGTCTCAAAGTTTGATCCGCATTCAGTAATGGGCTTACACTGTGAAGGTGTTAATCACGTGCAAAATATATCCTGCGAACAACACAATACTGAGTCACCACCCAAAGCTCAAAATGTGCTTGGTATTGACTGTAATGTCTCTAATCTTACATTTGAGCATCATTCTAGTAAAGAAAAAGGTCCATCTGTTGCTTATGATGAAGGTAAACCGTCTGAAAGTCTGGAGAATTGCAAGACTCTTGGTGGATATTTTCTTGAAG GTGAAGGGCCCAGATCGTCACCGGAGAAAGTTATATTAGGAAAATCAGACATGGAGGGGCATGGTGCTGGGAGCCAGAAAGCAGGAAGTGTTCTGAAAGGCATAGTTTATGGTGCAAGGATGCCTTCAAAAGGAAAAAACGATAAACATGCTAATCAAGTTCTTGAAGCCAGAAATAGCTCTGAAATTAAGACGAGATTG GTTATTAATCGTTGCTCACATATGGAGTTGTTGAAGCAAACAGCAAGTTACAGCTACAAAAGATTGCTTCCTTATCTCTCGAATACCATGAAAGATAGTTCAT GTGCTACTGAGAGTGATCATTGCCCAAAAGTTCAGAAGCTCTTGGATCAAACAAGCTCATAttcaaacatgcaagcaacTCCGGTATGTGATCCAACTGGTTGTGCTCCATTAAAACGTTGCAGGGGCAGTCCTTGTGAATTAAATAATGATAGTTCAAGCCCAATACTTGATGTTCCTGAATATAAGCCATCACGCAATTCATGCAAAGTGATTCAACTGCACGATGAACAGGTTGTATCAAATGGACACTGCAAGCCGGAAAGCTCTCCTGGTCCACGGATTTCTGATAACAACATAGATTCACCAATCACACCCTATGGCCCTATGGCTATCACCAGAGATGAAGAGGCTGCGTCTGTGTTACCTGCGCCATCGGTTTACTCTGAAGTTAAAGGAAATAGTTCTTTCCCGACATCTCTTAATGAGGAGAAGCCTTTGGAAACATGTAGATCATCTTGTCAGAGTTCGTCTCAAGCAACGTTCTTGGATCAACCTAGAGTCTCTACCACCAGCTTCAAAAGGggaattttgaaaagaagtcCAAGAGGATGCAGAGGGCTTTGCTCATGCTTGAACTGTGCCTCTTTTCACCTTCATGCAGAAAGAGCATTTGAATTCTCTAGAAATCAGTTTCTAGATGCCGAAGAGGTTGCCCATGATCTTATAAAGGAACTTTCTCATTTAAGAAAGATATTAGAAAGATCTACGGATAGTGTCAACGGCAATCCTATCCTTGACAGAAGCCAG GTGAAAGAAGCCTGCAGGGAAGCATTAGTTGCAGAGCAACTTGCAAAAGACAGGTTTAGCCAGATGAATGATGATCTTAACATTCATTGTAGAATCTCG AACTTGCAGCGTCCAAGGGTTAGATTTTCAGATCATGTTGAGCAAAAGGTAATTGAGGCACGCAGATAA
- the LOC130967829 gene encoding uncharacterized protein LOC130967829 isoform X1 gives MKAIPTTRKRDHPSPSSRSDTFTRSRSQLFLHRSRSGFLRPDPQRTRSRFLRPDPQSTRSRFLRPDRQSTHSRYQATLPPSQCPTSMIRLSESVDDNNGGDDDMVFLKDLKKKTKLRHEASSTGGDSELSRVLMKDLRARRVYSPQSSVGACSSLVADDMFANGGGVDSDSSGGGMADLGFEAKPSLENSGSEREGSKLVGENGNLEKAFRSEGQKKDEVNSILSLVLNEYRSDKDSDIYVDNASESSDLGKTESQDEKRSEGISSEKIEESKEELLQMIPPETEIRARTEVKGKQRKQVEDTPLAGNALKNAGEASCENDSGRRNGSVLKSKSALRPRFQGRLFKAPGSVSFKRLFPYLKEIMRDDSATEELGHCPKDERAMDGNNSRLSLSYQSQGSSNLELRIDSCSVLGSTPSIVTEDDAVVAPVNELSHGNGSELTSSPDSLELDMQFHSKGVTSECLFVPSIKEVGNAPCNDKQDSKQQGSKPDYVIAANDGSCTMEQFAVFDEECVLTTPPDADTFDKQEINKLGQLESNAQDMYNVEAMDMSKSNQENAVEGFSQKADMRKDSIIKSKSVPRSNLHRKLFINPRSFGYKRLLPFLMDFTKDERDHHTHPKEDEVDISARKIQFPLLSENQGASISKHNIDDSSRHDTVESNKVVNNILGDSTNELCHGSQPKLTSSQELPELPMQLDAREMVHECLSFPSANEHIEKVEIVPKDECLSVSKFDPHSVMGLHCEGVNHVQNISCEQHNTESPPKAQNVLGIDCNVSNLTFEHHSSKEKGPSVAYDEGKPSESLENCKTLGGYFLEGQSVKKLDPNKPDVQDKEKTNHKICSSVNAVVLNHVSLLGEGPRSSPEKVILGKSDMEGHGAGSQKAGSVLKGIVYGARMPSKGKNDKHANQVLEARNSSEIKTRLVINRCSHMELLKQTASYSYKRLLPYLSNTMKDSSCATESDHCPKVQKLLDQTSSYSNMQATPVCDPTGCAPLKRCRGSPCELNNDSSSPILDVPEYKPSRNSCKVIQLHDEQVVSNGHCKPESSPGPRISDNNIDSPITPYGPMAITRDEEAASVLPAPSVYSEVKGNSSFPTSLNEEKPLETCRSSCQSSSQATFLDQPRVSTTSFKRGILKRSPRGCRGLCSCLNCASFHLHAERAFEFSRNQFLDAEEVAHDLIKELSHLRKILERSTDSVNGNPILDRSQVKEACREALVAEQLAKDRFSQMNDDLNIHCRISNLQRPRVRFSDHVEQKVIEARR, from the exons ATGAAGGCGATCCCTACAACTCGCAAGCGTGACCATCCATCTCCTTCCTCACGTTCTGATACATTCACCCGCAGCAGATCCCAGCTCTTCCTACACCGCAGCCGCTCCGGTTTCCTCCGCCCTGATCCCCAAAGAACCCGATCCCGTTTCCTCCGCCCTGATCCCCAAAGCACCCGATCCCGTTTCCTCCGCCCTGATCGCCAAAGCACCCACTCCCGTTACCAGGCCACACTTCCTCCCTCCCAGTGCCCTACTTCAATGATTCGACTATCGGAGAGCGTCGATGACAACAACGGCGGCGACGACGACATGGTTTTCCTTAAGGATCTTAAGAAAAAAACAAAGCTAAGACACGAAGCTTCTTCCACGGGTGGCGACAGTGAGCTGTCTCGGGTTCTGATGAAGGACCTTCGAGCAAGACGAGTTTATTCTCCGCAATCGAGCGTTGGCGCCTGCTCCAGTCTGGTGGCGGACGATATGTTTGCCAACGGGGGTGGTGTTGATTCCGACAGCAGTGGTGGGGGAATGGCTGATTTAGGGTTTGAGGCGAAACCGAGTTTGGAGAATAGCGGTTCTGAGAGAGAGGGTTCGAAGTTGGTGGGAGAGAATGGTAATTTGGAGAAGGCGTTTCGGTCCGAGGGTCAGAAGAAGGATGAGGTGAACTCAATTTTAAGTTTAGTCTTAAACGAGTATAGATCTGATAAGGATAGTGACATTTATGTCGACAACGCGAGTGAGAGTTCTGATCTGGGGAAAACTGAATCGCAAGATGAGAAACGAAGTGAAGGAATTTCTTCGGAGAAAATTGAAGAATCCAAGGAAGAATTGCTACAAATGATTCCACCCGAAACTGAGATACGCGCCAGAACAGAGGTTAAAGGAAAGCAACGGAAACAAGTCGAGGATACGCCTTTAGCTGGAAATGCTTTGAAAAATGCAGGCGAGGCTTCTTGCGAAAACGATAGCGGCCGGAGGAATGGTTCTGTTCTCAAGAGCAAATCA GCGCTTAGACCACGCTTCCAGGGGAGGTTGTTCAAAGCCCCTGGTTCGGTCAGTTTCAAAAGATTGTTTCCATATCTAAAGGAGATAATGAGAGATGATTCTG CTACAGAAGAATTGGGTCATTGCCCGAAAGATGAGAGGGCTATGGATGGAAACAATTCAAGACTTTCTTTGTCATATCAAAGTCAAGGATCGTCTAACCTTGAACTTAGGATCGATAGTTGCTCCGTGCTTGGATCTACGCCGTCTATTGTTACTGAAGATGATGCTGTGGTAGCTCCTGTTAATGAGTTATCTCATGGTAATGGGTCAGAATTGACATCATcaccggactctcttgaattgGATATGCAATTCCATAGCAAAGGCGTGACTAGCGAGTGTTTATTTGTGCCGTCCATAAAAGAAGTTGGAAATGCTCCGTGCAATGATAAGCAAGACTCAAAGCAGCAGGGCAGTAAACCTGATTATGTCATCGCTGCTAATGATGGTAGTTGTACCATGGAGCAGTTTgccgtgtttgatgaagaatgTGTACTAACAACTCCACCTGATGCAGATACATTTGACAAGCAAGAGATCAATAAATTAGGCCAATTAGAGAGCAATGCTCAGGACATGTATAATGTCGAAGCGATGGATATGAGCAAAAGTAATCAGGAAAATGCCGTTGAAGGTTTTTCTCAGAAGGCCGACATGAGAAAAGATTCTATTATTAAGAGTAAATCT GTACCTAGATCAAATTTGCACAGGAAACTTTTCATAAACCCACGTTCATTTGGCTACAAAAGGTTGCTTCCTTTTCTAATGGATTTCACTAAAGACGAACGGG ATCACCACACGCATCCTAAAGAAGATGAGGTGGATATCTCTGCCAGGAAAATACAATTTCCTCTCTTATCTGAAAATCAAGGAGCATCTATCAGCAAACACAATATAGACGATAGCTCCAGGCATGACACAGTTGAATCTAACAAAGTGGTGAACAATATATTAGGAGATTCTACCAATGAGTTATGTCATGGTAGCCAGCCGAAGTTGACATCTTCCCAAGAGTTGCCTGAATTGCCGATGCAGCTGGATGCAAGAGAAATGGTTCATGAATGTTTATCTTTTCCGTCTGCAAATGAACATATTGAAAAAGTTGAGATAGTTCCTAAAGACGAATGCTTGAGTGTCTCAAAGTTTGATCCGCATTCAGTAATGGGCTTACACTGTGAAGGTGTTAATCACGTGCAAAATATATCCTGCGAACAACACAATACTGAGTCACCACCCAAAGCTCAAAATGTGCTTGGTATTGACTGTAATGTCTCTAATCTTACATTTGAGCATCATTCTAGTAAAGAAAAAGGTCCATCTGTTGCTTATGATGAAGGTAAACCGTCTGAAAGTCTGGAGAATTGCAAGACTCTTGGTGGATATTTTCTTGAAGGTCAGAGTGTAAAAAAATTGGATCCTAATAAGCCAGATGTGCAAGATAAAGAAAAAACAAATCACAAAATTTGCAGTAGTGTCAATGCTGTAGTTTTGAATCATGTCAGTCTTTTAGGTGAAGGGCCCAGATCGTCACCGGAGAAAGTTATATTAGGAAAATCAGACATGGAGGGGCATGGTGCTGGGAGCCAGAAAGCAGGAAGTGTTCTGAAAGGCATAGTTTATGGTGCAAGGATGCCTTCAAAAGGAAAAAACGATAAACATGCTAATCAAGTTCTTGAAGCCAGAAATAGCTCTGAAATTAAGACGAGATTG GTTATTAATCGTTGCTCACATATGGAGTTGTTGAAGCAAACAGCAAGTTACAGCTACAAAAGATTGCTTCCTTATCTCTCGAATACCATGAAAGATAGTTCAT GTGCTACTGAGAGTGATCATTGCCCAAAAGTTCAGAAGCTCTTGGATCAAACAAGCTCATAttcaaacatgcaagcaacTCCGGTATGTGATCCAACTGGTTGTGCTCCATTAAAACGTTGCAGGGGCAGTCCTTGTGAATTAAATAATGATAGTTCAAGCCCAATACTTGATGTTCCTGAATATAAGCCATCACGCAATTCATGCAAAGTGATTCAACTGCACGATGAACAGGTTGTATCAAATGGACACTGCAAGCCGGAAAGCTCTCCTGGTCCACGGATTTCTGATAACAACATAGATTCACCAATCACACCCTATGGCCCTATGGCTATCACCAGAGATGAAGAGGCTGCGTCTGTGTTACCTGCGCCATCGGTTTACTCTGAAGTTAAAGGAAATAGTTCTTTCCCGACATCTCTTAATGAGGAGAAGCCTTTGGAAACATGTAGATCATCTTGTCAGAGTTCGTCTCAAGCAACGTTCTTGGATCAACCTAGAGTCTCTACCACCAGCTTCAAAAGGggaattttgaaaagaagtcCAAGAGGATGCAGAGGGCTTTGCTCATGCTTGAACTGTGCCTCTTTTCACCTTCATGCAGAAAGAGCATTTGAATTCTCTAGAAATCAGTTTCTAGATGCCGAAGAGGTTGCCCATGATCTTATAAAGGAACTTTCTCATTTAAGAAAGATATTAGAAAGATCTACGGATAGTGTCAACGGCAATCCTATCCTTGACAGAAGCCAG GTGAAAGAAGCCTGCAGGGAAGCATTAGTTGCAGAGCAACTTGCAAAAGACAGGTTTAGCCAGATGAATGATGATCTTAACATTCATTGTAGAATCTCG AACTTGCAGCGTCCAAGGGTTAGATTTTCAGATCATGTTGAGCAAAAGGTAATTGAGGCACGCAGATAA